One Longimicrobiaceae bacterium genomic region harbors:
- a CDS encoding LytTR family DNA-binding domain-containing protein encodes MKLRALIVDDEPLGRERIRQLLAAEEDVEVVAECGHGGEAVEAIEGLEPDLVFLDVQMPELDGFGVVEAVGVDRMPMTVFVTAYEEFALRAFEASALDYLLKPFDRARFAQALDRVRTQIRLRRDQEVRGQLATLLQEMRPRRKHLERLVVRSGGRIRFVRVEEVDCFEAEGNYVRVHAGERNHLIRQTMSALEAELDPARFLRIHRSTIVNLERIDHIEPLFQGEYSVALRGGRKLTSSRGYRERLHEALGLS; translated from the coding sequence ATGAAGCTTCGGGCGCTGATCGTGGACGACGAGCCGCTGGGCCGGGAGCGGATCCGGCAGCTCCTCGCCGCCGAGGAAGACGTAGAAGTGGTGGCGGAGTGCGGGCACGGCGGGGAGGCGGTGGAGGCCATCGAGGGGCTGGAGCCCGACCTGGTCTTCCTCGACGTGCAGATGCCGGAGCTGGACGGCTTCGGGGTGGTCGAGGCGGTGGGGGTGGACCGCATGCCCATGACGGTGTTCGTCACCGCCTACGAGGAGTTCGCGCTGCGGGCCTTCGAGGCGAGCGCGCTCGACTACCTCCTCAAGCCCTTCGACCGGGCGCGCTTCGCCCAGGCGCTTGACCGCGTCCGTACGCAGATCCGGCTGCGCCGCGACCAGGAGGTGCGTGGGCAGCTCGCCACGCTGCTGCAGGAGATGCGGCCGCGCCGCAAGCACCTAGAGCGGCTGGTGGTGCGCTCCGGCGGGCGGATCCGGTTCGTGCGGGTGGAAGAGGTGGACTGCTTCGAGGCGGAGGGGAACTACGTCCGCGTGCACGCCGGCGAGCGCAACCACCTGATCCGCCAGACTATGTCCGCGCTGGAGGCGGAGCTGGACCCCGCCCGGTTCCTGCGGATCCACCGCTCCACCATCGTGAACCTGGAGCGGATCGACCACATCGAGCCCCTCTTCCAGGGGGAGTACTCGGTCGCGCTGCGGGGGGGGCGGAAGCTCACTTCCAGCCGCGGGTACCGCGAGCGGCTGCACGAGGCGCTGGGCCTCTCGTAG
- the recJ gene encoding single-stranded-DNA-specific exonuclease RecJ, with the protein MQTLASPRPLARRWIFPATPDAAAVERLSGELRLPPPLCRLLVQRGFGEPHTAREFLRPHPGQIHPPQLLAGMADAVSRLRRAIGAGETVLVHGDYDVDGICATALFTRALRAMGARAVPFVPHRLEDGYDLTDAGIRAAASAGATLILTGDCGIVAHEAVNRARRAGIDVVVTDHHTPGPTLPDCVAVVNPNRADCGYPDKGLAGVGVAYKLCCALAAEVGFPEERLHPFLDLVAVATIADLAPLSGENRALVRWGLKVLAQTPNPGLRALLRSCGLADRAEITAAQVGYVLAPRINAVGRMSEALRGVDLLLTDDPAEAAEIAASLEAENRSRQAVDGQTLGEVMRTLDRVYDPDRDWGVVLAADGWHPGVIGIVASRVVERIHRPTVLIALSGSGEGKGSARSISGFHLYDALRECAGHLVRFGGHRYAAGCSILPDRVDAFRSAFNARARAVLTEDHLVPEVRIDLELRLHEAGDELFRMLRHAGPFGMGNPTPVFAARGVGVAGHPRLVGQSHLKMTLASGGASLEAIGFGMGDRLADPGFASGPLDVAFKLEENTWNGRSRLQAKLVDVRAAER; encoded by the coding sequence ATGCAGACCCTCGCCTCGCCGCGCCCCCTCGCCCGCCGCTGGATCTTCCCCGCCACGCCCGATGCGGCGGCGGTGGAACGCCTCTCAGGCGAGCTCCGCCTCCCCCCGCCGCTCTGCCGCCTCCTGGTGCAGCGGGGCTTCGGCGAGCCCCATACGGCCCGGGAGTTCCTCCGCCCCCACCCGGGGCAGATCCACCCGCCTCAGCTCCTCGCCGGGATGGCCGACGCGGTGTCGCGCCTCCGCCGCGCCATCGGGGCGGGGGAGACGGTGCTCGTGCACGGCGACTACGACGTGGACGGCATCTGCGCGACCGCGCTCTTCACCCGTGCCCTCCGCGCGATGGGGGCCCGCGCCGTCCCCTTCGTCCCGCACCGGCTGGAGGACGGGTACGACCTGACCGACGCCGGGATCCGGGCCGCCGCGTCCGCGGGGGCCACGCTGATCCTCACCGGCGACTGCGGGATCGTGGCGCACGAGGCGGTGAACCGCGCCCGGCGCGCGGGGATCGACGTGGTGGTGACCGACCACCACACCCCCGGGCCCACCCTCCCGGACTGCGTCGCGGTGGTGAACCCCAACCGCGCCGACTGCGGCTACCCCGACAAGGGGCTCGCCGGGGTGGGGGTGGCGTACAAGCTGTGCTGCGCCCTCGCGGCCGAGGTGGGCTTCCCGGAGGAGCGGCTGCACCCCTTCCTGGACCTGGTGGCCGTCGCCACCATCGCCGACCTGGCGCCGCTCTCCGGGGAGAACCGGGCGCTGGTGCGCTGGGGCCTCAAGGTGCTGGCGCAGACCCCCAACCCCGGGCTGCGCGCCCTGCTGCGGAGCTGCGGCCTCGCCGACCGCGCCGAGATCACCGCGGCGCAGGTGGGCTACGTGCTGGCGCCGCGGATCAACGCGGTGGGGCGGATGAGCGAGGCGCTCCGCGGGGTGGACCTCCTCCTCACCGACGACCCCGCCGAGGCCGCGGAGATCGCCGCGTCGCTGGAGGCGGAGAACCGCTCCCGGCAGGCGGTGGACGGGCAGACGCTCGGGGAAGTGATGCGCACGCTGGACCGGGTGTACGACCCGGACCGCGACTGGGGGGTGGTGCTCGCCGCCGACGGCTGGCACCCCGGCGTGATCGGGATCGTGGCTTCCCGCGTGGTGGAGCGGATCCACCGCCCCACGGTGCTGATCGCCCTCTCGGGCTCCGGGGAGGGGAAGGGGAGCGCGCGCTCCATCTCCGGGTTCCACCTGTACGACGCCCTGCGCGAGTGCGCGGGGCACCTGGTCCGCTTCGGCGGGCACCGCTACGCAGCGGGATGCTCCATCCTCCCCGACCGGGTGGATGCCTTCCGCTCCGCCTTCAACGCCCGCGCCCGCGCCGTGCTCACCGAGGACCACCTGGTCCCCGAGGTCCGCATCGACCTGGAGCTGCGGCTGCACGAGGCCGGGGACGAGCTGTTCCGCATGCTGCGCCACGCCGGGCCGTTCGGGATGGGGAATCCCACTCCGGTGTTCGCCGCGCGAGGCGTGGGGGTGGCCGGCCACCCGAGGCTGGTGGGCCAGAGCCACCTCAAGATGACGCTGGCGTCCGGCGGCGCCTCGCTGGAGGCCATCGGCTTCGGGATGGGCGACCGCCTGGCCGACCCGGGCTTCGCGAGCGGGCCGCTGGACGTGGCCTTCAAGCTGGAGGAGAACACCTGGAACGGCCGGAGCCGGCTGCAGGCGAAGCTGGTGGACGTGCGCGCCGCGGAGCGGTGA